One segment of Carya illinoinensis cultivar Pawnee chromosome 13, C.illinoinensisPawnee_v1, whole genome shotgun sequence DNA contains the following:
- the LOC122292878 gene encoding inositol 3-kinase, with protein MVRDHKDSDITQPSLLSRPCLVVGNFCHDVLIRDGVVVGETLGGAASFISAVLEGLSVPYSLVSKVGPDFAYMSGRSPVVIPTSRTTLFHAHFDSEADGNGHGDRVLKRVSACDPIQPSDLPQTSFAFGMAVGVGGEVSPETLEQMLEICSVVFVDIQALIRDFDGVDGTVRLLELRESGFFRLLPRIGFLKASEDEAMFMDLEEVRKWCCVVLTHGKDGCTVYWKDGELEISPFAANQVDPTGAGDSFLGGFAAGLVHGLAVPDAALVGNLFGSLTVGQIGLPMFDSRLLQRVKDEVQRRKMQCVSGNERHDDERMFSKPAGHEQFHASLGAAKLIPTCMVQECQWDLPSSPSRAVEQAILNSIHEENINCVDGKP; from the exons ATGGTGAGAGACCACAAAGACTCGGACATCACGCAGCCAAGCCTTCTCTCTCGCCCTTGTCTGGTTGTGGGCAACTTCTGCCACGACGTTCTCATCCGGGACGGCGTCGTCGTAGGCGAGACCCTCGGCGGGGCCGCCTCCTTCATCTCCGCCGTGCTCGAGGGGTTATCGGTCCCGTACTCTCTGGTCTCCAAGGTTGGGCCGGACTTTGCCTACATGAGCGGTCGTAGCCCAGTTGTCATACCCACCTCGAGAACTACTCTCTTCCACGCGCATTTCGACTCGGAGGCCGACGGAAACGGGCACGGGGACCGGGTCTTGAAACGGGTCTCCGCATGTGACCCAATTCAACCGTCGGATCTCCCTCAAACGAGTTTTGCTTTTGGGATGGCGGTCGGTGTCGGCGGCGAGGTATCGCCCGAGACGCTGGAGCAAATGCTTGAGATTTGTAGTGTGGTGTTCGTGGATATCCAGGCGCTGATTCGCGACTTCGATGGCGTCGATGGGACCGTGAGGCTCTTGGAGTTGAGGGAGAGCGGATTCTTTCGCCTCTTGCCGCGTATTGGGTTCCTGAAGGCCTCAGAGGACGAGGCCATGTTCATGGACTTGGAGGAGGTGAGGAAGTGGTGCTGTGTGGTTTTGACGCATGGGAAGGACGGGTGCACGGTGTATTGGAAGGACGGGGAATTGGAAATCTCCCCGTTCGCCGCGAATCAGGTCGATCCGACGGGAGCTGGGGATAGTTTTTTAGGTGGGTTTGCGGCAGGGCTGGTTCATGGACTGGCTGTGCCTGATGCTGCATTGGTGGGGAACTTGTTTGGGTCGCTGACTGTGGGCCAAATTGGGTTGCCCATGTTTGATTCGAGGTTGTTGCAG AGAGTAAAGGATGAAGTGCAGAGGAGGAAGATGCAGTGCGTCAGCGGCAACGAAAGACACGATGATGAGCGGATGTTCTCGAAGCCAGCAGGGCATGAACAGTTCCACGCATCCCTTGGTGCAGCCAAATTAATACCCACATGTATGGTTCAGGAATGTCAATGGGATCTTCCAAGCTCTCCTTCCAGAGCAGTAGAACAGGCTATTCTTAACTCTATTCATGAGGAAAACATTAATTGCGTTGACGGTAAACCATGA